Proteins encoded by one window of Rutidosis leptorrhynchoides isolate AG116_Rl617_1_P2 chromosome 7, CSIRO_AGI_Rlap_v1, whole genome shotgun sequence:
- the LOC139859743 gene encoding uncharacterized protein, with translation MSRNVVVFVGKAFGLDQNELKSLVSSQPDAALVKLQTRIKFPEPSNKHIKENTDQSGETFVNEGGIVNFLTKKNIPMLGEIGLSAKFLKLEANAMLAPSYLANGSVQVSYVVKGSGQIRVVGSEGKLALDAKVGEGKLALDAKVEEGQKVTCLLFPNSLLLRRLRMILEWKFFLLLVFGRLAGNSSIWKALSPIVLQSAPNNISGIKNH, from the exons ATGAGCCGAAATGTAGTAGTGTTTGTAGGTAAAGCATTTGGTCTAGACCAAAATGAGTTAAAAAGTCTTGTAAGCTCCCAACCTGATGCAGCTCTAGTTAAACTGCAGACAAGAATTAAGTTTCCAGAACCAAGTAATAAACACATCAAAGAGAATACCGATCAATCGGGTGAGACTTTTGTTAATGAGGGCGGAATTGTGAATTTCTTGACAAAAAAGAACATTCCAATGCTTGGTGAAATTGGTCTAAGTGCAAAATTTCTGAAGTTAGAGGCTAATGCTATGTTGGCACCAAGTTACTTAGCCAATGGGTCGGTTCAGGTTAGTTATGTTGTTAAGGGAAGTGGTCAGATTCGGGTTGTGGGCAGTGAAGGAAAGCTTGCATTGGATGCTAAAGTTGGTGAAGGAAAGCTTGCATTGGATGCTAAAGTTGAAGAAGGTCAGAAGGTGACTTGTTTGTTGTTCCCCAATTCTTTGCTATTGCGGAGATTGCGGATGATTCTGGAATGGAAGTTTTTTCTGTT GCTTGTTTTTGGACGGTTGGCTGGAAACAGTTCAATTTGGAAGGCATTGTCTCCAATTGTGTTACAATCTGCTCCTAATAATATTTCAGGAATCAAGAATCACTGA